A section of the Dermacoccus nishinomiyaensis genome encodes:
- a CDS encoding class I SAM-dependent methyltransferase, with translation MLTVDFNRFTLGPGMTVLDVGCGQGRHSFEALRRGADVTAFDFSRSDLDEVQTMFDAMAAEGQVPASGAYRTVQGDARAMPFDDSSFERVIASEVLEHIVEDDAAIDEIVRVTKPGGLVAVTVPRYWPEKICWALSTPYHEVEGGHVRINKASELVGKLEKRGLTTLGTHHAHALHSPYWWLKCAVGVDNDTNPAVKAYHRMLVWDMMKAPALTRQAERALNPVMGKSFVVYLQKQY, from the coding sequence ATGCTGACCGTCGACTTCAACCGCTTCACCCTGGGCCCGGGCATGACGGTGCTCGACGTCGGGTGCGGGCAGGGGCGTCACAGCTTCGAGGCGCTGCGTCGCGGCGCGGACGTCACGGCGTTCGACTTCAGCCGGTCCGACCTCGACGAGGTGCAGACGATGTTCGACGCCATGGCCGCCGAGGGCCAGGTGCCTGCGAGCGGCGCCTACCGCACCGTCCAGGGTGACGCCCGCGCGATGCCGTTCGACGACTCGAGCTTCGAGCGCGTCATCGCCTCCGAAGTGCTCGAGCACATCGTCGAGGATGACGCCGCCATCGACGAGATCGTGCGCGTGACGAAGCCCGGCGGCCTCGTCGCCGTGACGGTGCCGCGGTACTGGCCCGAGAAGATCTGCTGGGCCCTGTCGACGCCCTACCACGAGGTCGAGGGTGGCCACGTGCGCATCAACAAGGCGAGCGAACTCGTCGGCAAGCTCGAGAAGCGTGGCCTGACGACGCTCGGCACGCACCACGCGCACGCGCTGCACTCGCCGTACTGGTGGCTCAAGTGCGCGGTCGGGGTCGACAACGACACCAACCCCGCCGTCAAGGCGTATCACCGCATGCTCGTCTGGGACATGATGAAGGCGCCGGCGCTGACGCGTCAGGCCGAGAGGGCGCTCAACCCCGTCATGGGCAAGAGCTTCGTCGTGTACCTGCAGAAGCAGTACTGA
- a CDS encoding spherulation-specific family 4 protein → MFHVLQPTPAVPWYIHPAQAPLAWQRLAEGAFGFGFVVVNIENGPGRGPQDPYYREPLARGLATTTVGYVNVGYGQRPWGDVLEQVEQWQRWYGIHDVMLDCVPSQDRQGAWSVEWIDALRRAGVEHVIANPGVVPTRRLVETADVTCVAEAAWQDYAHLQMPEWLQAVSPHKQWHLVHGVPPEHLASVPALAASRGAHFSWATDRGLPNPWDVLPAPYADCHPELVKAR, encoded by the coding sequence GTGTTCCACGTCCTTCAACCCACCCCGGCCGTGCCCTGGTACATCCACCCCGCGCAGGCTCCGCTCGCCTGGCAGCGCCTCGCCGAGGGCGCGTTCGGTTTCGGCTTCGTCGTCGTCAACATCGAGAACGGGCCCGGCCGCGGACCACAGGATCCCTACTACCGCGAACCGCTCGCGCGCGGGCTCGCCACGACGACGGTCGGGTACGTCAACGTCGGCTACGGCCAGCGCCCCTGGGGTGACGTGCTCGAGCAGGTCGAACAGTGGCAGCGGTGGTACGGCATCCACGACGTCATGCTCGACTGCGTCCCGTCGCAGGATCGTCAGGGCGCCTGGTCGGTCGAGTGGATCGACGCGCTGCGGCGTGCCGGGGTCGAGCACGTCATCGCCAACCCCGGCGTCGTGCCAACGCGACGCCTCGTCGAGACGGCCGACGTCACCTGTGTGGCCGAGGCTGCCTGGCAGGACTACGCCCACCTGCAGATGCCCGAGTGGTTGCAGGCGGTCAGCCCGCACAAGCAGTGGCACCTCGTGCACGGCGTGCCACCCGAGCACCTCGCCTCCGTGCCGGCCCTGGCCGCGAGCCGCGGGGCGCACTTCAGCTGGGCCACCGACCGTGGCCTGCCCAACCCGTGGGACGTGCTGCCCGCGCCGTACGCCGACTGTCACCCTGAACTCGTGAAGGCACGATGA
- a CDS encoding MFS transporter, protein MSSTASAPRVGGERRNSVMSNVARGSLGNLIEWFDFYNYAIFTTYIASNFFAKGDETQALLDTWAVFAITFLMRPIGSWFFGRYADRKGRRAALTTSVLLMALGTLMIGAAPTYDRIGIWATVLLWVGRAISGFSVGGEYGTTAAYMSEIATPNRRGFYSSFQYVTLVGGQVLAALLQVVLQHVLDKEQMHTWGWRLPFFIGAAGALVVLWLRRSMDETADVADTASGGAAAGTSTENKGSLGLLFREYWRPFIVVVGLTIGGTTSFYVYTTLMQSYMKKVAGLDADTVSIVNLCALTVFMIVQPLYGLLSDKIGRRTMLLIFGVGSLIITWPVLGAIRSVESGLAAFGLQLFALLIVAFYTSVNAVAKAELFPTRVRALGVGLGYGLANAVFGGTAPYIGTWFASHGNEKGFRVYLLACVAVSLAVYLWGLRNKTVTELDRDFGSAWGDAPDAPSSDDARPAGR, encoded by the coding sequence ATGAGCTCAACAGCATCCGCCCCGCGCGTCGGCGGTGAGCGTCGCAACTCGGTGATGAGCAATGTCGCGCGTGGTTCGCTCGGCAATCTCATCGAGTGGTTCGACTTCTACAACTACGCGATCTTCACGACGTACATCGCGTCGAACTTCTTCGCCAAGGGTGATGAGACGCAGGCGCTGCTCGACACGTGGGCCGTCTTCGCCATCACGTTCCTGATGCGGCCCATCGGGTCGTGGTTCTTCGGACGCTACGCCGACCGCAAGGGTCGCCGCGCCGCCCTGACGACGTCGGTGCTGCTCATGGCGCTCGGTACCCTCATGATCGGCGCGGCGCCGACCTACGACCGGATCGGCATCTGGGCGACCGTCCTGCTCTGGGTCGGGCGCGCGATCAGCGGCTTCAGCGTCGGCGGTGAATACGGGACGACGGCCGCGTACATGTCGGAGATCGCGACGCCGAACCGTCGCGGGTTCTACTCGAGCTTCCAGTACGTGACGCTCGTCGGCGGCCAGGTGCTCGCAGCGTTGCTGCAGGTCGTCCTCCAGCACGTGCTCGACAAGGAGCAGATGCACACCTGGGGGTGGCGTCTGCCGTTCTTCATCGGCGCCGCGGGCGCACTCGTCGTGCTGTGGCTGCGGCGCAGCATGGACGAGACGGCTGACGTCGCGGATACCGCCTCGGGCGGCGCTGCGGCAGGTACCTCGACCGAGAACAAGGGCTCGCTCGGCCTGCTGTTCCGCGAGTACTGGCGGCCGTTCATCGTCGTCGTCGGCCTGACGATCGGCGGGACGACGTCGTTCTACGTCTACACGACCCTCATGCAGAGCTACATGAAGAAGGTGGCGGGGCTCGACGCGGACACCGTCTCGATCGTCAACCTGTGCGCGCTGACGGTGTTCATGATCGTGCAGCCGCTGTACGGACTGCTGTCCGACAAGATCGGGCGACGCACCATGCTGCTCATCTTCGGCGTCGGCTCGCTCATCATCACGTGGCCGGTGCTCGGCGCGATCCGTTCGGTCGAATCGGGCCTCGCGGCGTTCGGGCTGCAGCTGTTCGCGCTGCTCATCGTCGCGTTCTACACGTCGGTCAACGCTGTCGCGAAGGCCGAGCTCTTCCCGACGCGCGTGCGCGCCCTCGGCGTCGGACTCGGATACGGCCTCGCGAACGCCGTCTTCGGTGGCACCGCGCCCTACATCGGCACCTGGTTCGCCTCCCATGGCAACGAGAAGGGCTTCCGCGTCTACCTGCTCGCGTGCGTCGCAGTGTCGCTCGCCGTGTACCTGTGGGGGCTGCGCAACAAGACGGTGACTGAACTCGATCGCGACTTCGGCTCCGCCTGGGGTGACGCGCCGGACGCACCGTCGTCCGATGACGCCCGCCCGGCGGGTCGCTGA
- a CDS encoding endo alpha-1,4 polygalactosaminidase — MKTSLPAAGALVLALTTSACAATDDQALPPSASAAGTAPSAATSNGKPGATWWKPARGQSWQIQYSGALDTSVKASVYNLDWEGTSTKTVTALHRRNIKVICYINAGGYEQWRPDAKKFPASTLGKPLDDWPGERWLDVRQRAKLAPIMAKRMDVCKAKGFDAVDPDNMDGYAATSGFPIKQSDAVAYQRQLIADAHKRGLAIGLKNSLEILPQLQTSIDFAVNEECVAYDECDRYAPMLAANKPVFNVEYSGTTASVCSRVPKGMSTIIKPLELTAKRTAC; from the coding sequence ATGAAGACCTCGCTCCCCGCAGCGGGCGCGCTCGTGCTCGCGCTCACGACGAGTGCGTGCGCGGCCACGGACGACCAGGCCCTCCCGCCGTCCGCGAGTGCCGCCGGAACGGCCCCGAGCGCCGCAACGTCGAACGGCAAGCCGGGCGCCACGTGGTGGAAGCCCGCGCGTGGGCAGAGCTGGCAGATCCAGTACAGCGGCGCGCTCGACACCTCCGTCAAGGCATCGGTCTACAACCTCGACTGGGAGGGGACGAGCACGAAGACCGTCACCGCTCTGCACCGGCGCAACATCAAGGTGATCTGCTACATCAACGCCGGCGGGTACGAGCAGTGGCGTCCGGACGCGAAGAAGTTCCCCGCGTCGACGCTCGGCAAGCCGCTCGATGACTGGCCGGGCGAGCGCTGGCTCGACGTGCGCCAGCGCGCCAAGCTGGCGCCGATCATGGCCAAGCGCATGGACGTGTGCAAGGCGAAGGGCTTCGACGCCGTCGACCCTGACAACATGGACGGTTACGCCGCGACGAGCGGGTTCCCCATCAAGCAGTCCGACGCCGTCGCCTACCAACGTCAGCTCATCGCCGACGCGCACAAGCGGGGCCTGGCGATCGGCCTGAAGAACAGCCTGGAAATCCTCCCGCAGTTGCAGACGAGCATCGACTTCGCCGTCAACGAAGAATGTGTCGCCTACGACGAGTGCGACCGCTACGCGCCGATGCTCGCGGCGAACAAGCCTGTCTTCAACGTCGAGTACTCCGGCACGACGGCGAGCGTGTGCTCGCGCGTGCCCAAGGGCATGAGCACGATCATCAAGCCCCTCGAGCTGACGGCCAAGCGCACCGCCTGCTGA
- the trxA gene encoding thioredoxin has protein sequence MATIELTGEKFTETIENNGIVFVDFWAAWCGPCRQFAPVFEAASEKHDDIVFAKVDTDAEQELAAAANIQSIPTLMAFRDGLMVFSNSGVLPAAAVEDLIRQIRELPMDDIRAKMEADAKAREAGMGAGGGCGCGGCNCGRAESEETAAQA, from the coding sequence GTGGCAACCATCGAACTGACCGGTGAGAAGTTCACCGAGACCATCGAGAACAACGGCATCGTCTTCGTCGACTTCTGGGCGGCCTGGTGCGGCCCGTGCCGTCAGTTCGCGCCCGTGTTCGAGGCGGCGAGCGAGAAGCACGACGACATCGTCTTCGCGAAGGTCGACACCGACGCCGAGCAGGAGCTCGCGGCGGCCGCGAACATCCAGTCCATCCCGACGCTCATGGCGTTCCGCGACGGCCTCATGGTGTTCTCCAACTCGGGCGTGCTGCCCGCGGCGGCCGTCGAGGACCTGATCCGTCAGATCCGTGAGCTGCCGATGGACGACATCCGCGCCAAGATGGAGGCCGACGCCAAGGCCCGCGAAGCCGGCATGGGCGCGGGTGGCGGCTGCGGCTGCGGCGGGTGCAACTGCGGTCGCGCCGAGAGCGAAGAGACCGCAGCCCAGGCCTGA
- a CDS encoding prenyltransferase — MTPALTSEQVCETGLFIAHLQGDDGALPWFVGGQWDAWNHTEALMGLTIAAHVSRETGSPRVNHTAEQLSERARLGLQHLRETQREDGSWPMRVRDGVVEQDESDTNQCAYPAVGVWHLALVTGAGRGDGPDRGILAENWPMVRAAIRHALTAQRDDGTIAWAINRRGGLGDHALLTGNASILQSLWAAAAIADTLGHIDDAASWRESGARLAAAVRQVELFADRRRFSMDWFYPVLGGALVGDHAATHLRRDWDRFVIEGQGVRCVDDRPWVTGGESAELVMALCCLDGTPHEDRARREARAVFADLQHTRDTSGGYWTGYVVDDDAVWPVEQTGWSAGAMLLAADALDGLTPAANFFHAMTWPARTPSHSAARDHEEPR; from the coding sequence ATGACGCCAGCCCTCACCAGTGAACAAGTCTGCGAGACAGGCCTGTTCATTGCTCACCTCCAGGGCGACGACGGCGCGCTGCCGTGGTTCGTCGGCGGGCAGTGGGACGCCTGGAACCACACCGAGGCACTCATGGGCCTGACGATCGCCGCCCATGTTTCACGTGAAACCGGATCACCACGTGTCAATCACACCGCCGAGCAGCTGAGCGAACGCGCCCGTCTCGGCCTACAGCACCTGCGCGAAACGCAGCGTGAGGACGGCTCGTGGCCGATGCGCGTGAGAGACGGCGTCGTCGAACAGGACGAGAGCGACACGAACCAGTGCGCCTACCCGGCCGTCGGCGTCTGGCATCTCGCGCTCGTCACCGGCGCAGGGCGCGGCGACGGCCCCGACCGCGGCATCCTCGCCGAGAACTGGCCGATGGTCCGTGCGGCGATCCGACACGCTCTGACGGCCCAGCGCGACGACGGCACGATCGCCTGGGCGATCAACCGTCGCGGCGGCCTCGGCGACCATGCGTTGCTCACCGGCAACGCCAGCATCCTGCAGTCGCTGTGGGCCGCGGCCGCCATCGCGGATACCCTCGGCCACATCGATGACGCTGCATCCTGGCGCGAATCCGGCGCCCGGCTCGCGGCAGCGGTGCGTCAGGTCGAACTGTTCGCCGACCGTCGCCGCTTCTCGATGGACTGGTTCTACCCCGTCCTCGGCGGCGCGCTCGTCGGCGACCACGCTGCCACGCACCTGCGTCGCGACTGGGATCGCTTCGTCATCGAGGGCCAGGGGGTCCGCTGCGTCGACGACCGACCGTGGGTCACCGGCGGGGAGAGCGCCGAACTCGTCATGGCGCTGTGTTGCCTCGACGGCACGCCGCACGAAGATCGCGCGCGACGCGAGGCCCGCGCCGTCTTCGCGGACCTGCAGCACACACGCGACACGAGCGGCGGCTATTGGACGGGGTACGTCGTCGACGACGACGCCGTGTGGCCCGTCGAGCAGACGGGATGGAGCGCCGGCGCGATGCTGCTCGCCGCCGATGCCCTCGACGGCCTCACGCCCGCCGCCAACTTCTTCCACGCCATGACGTGGCCGGCCCGCACGCCGAGCCATAGCGCCGCCAGAGACCACGAGGAGCCCCGATGA
- a CDS encoding CaiB/BaiF CoA transferase family protein yields MPSALDGLLIADFGRVLAGPYATMLLGDLGADVVKIERPDGGDDTRAWGPPFTEDGEATYFLSVNRNKRGEFWDLREADDLAAARDLVTRADVVVENFLPGTMARLGLGYEQVREWNPDVVYVSITGFGESSLPGYDLLVQAVGGLMSVTGPPDEPTKVGVALVDVVTGLHAAVGMLAALRHRDATGEGQRVEVSLLSSLLSALTNQAGAHVMTGAVPRRMGNRHPSLVPYEVFETADRPLAIAVGNDRQFACAAKVLSHDEWTQDARFATNSARVEHRDDLVPLMLEALSAHGAQEWAERFADAGVPAGPVNDLAQAFALAESVGLDMRVDVEGVAQVANPIRMSATPASYRRRPPRLEA; encoded by the coding sequence GTGCCATCAGCTCTCGACGGCCTGCTCATCGCCGACTTCGGCCGTGTCCTGGCCGGCCCTTACGCGACGATGCTGCTCGGCGACCTGGGCGCCGACGTCGTCAAGATCGAGCGCCCTGACGGCGGTGACGACACGCGCGCCTGGGGTCCGCCGTTCACCGAGGACGGGGAGGCGACGTACTTCCTGTCGGTCAACCGCAACAAGCGCGGCGAGTTCTGGGATCTTCGCGAGGCGGACGATCTCGCCGCCGCACGCGATCTCGTGACGCGCGCCGACGTCGTCGTCGAGAATTTCTTGCCGGGGACGATGGCGCGGCTGGGGCTCGGGTATGAGCAGGTGCGCGAGTGGAACCCTGACGTCGTCTACGTCTCGATCACCGGTTTCGGTGAGTCGTCGTTGCCCGGGTACGACCTGCTCGTGCAGGCAGTCGGTGGCCTCATGTCGGTGACCGGGCCGCCCGACGAGCCGACGAAGGTCGGCGTCGCGCTCGTCGACGTCGTCACCGGTCTGCATGCTGCCGTCGGCATGCTCGCGGCGTTGCGGCATCGCGACGCGACAGGGGAGGGGCAACGCGTCGAGGTGTCGTTGCTGTCGTCCCTGCTGTCGGCGCTGACGAATCAGGCCGGCGCGCACGTCATGACGGGGGCCGTGCCGCGCCGCATGGGCAACCGTCACCCGTCGCTCGTGCCGTACGAAGTGTTCGAGACCGCGGATCGGCCGCTCGCCATCGCCGTCGGCAATGATCGCCAGTTCGCCTGCGCCGCAAAGGTGCTCAGTCACGACGAGTGGACGCAGGACGCCCGCTTTGCGACCAACTCCGCGCGGGTCGAGCATCGCGACGACCTCGTCCCGCTGATGCTCGAGGCGCTGTCGGCACATGGGGCGCAGGAATGGGCCGAGCGTTTCGCGGACGCCGGTGTGCCCGCCGGGCCCGTCAACGATCTCGCGCAGGCGTTCGCGCTTGCCGAGTCGGTCGGCCTCGACATGCGTGTCGACGTCGAGGGCGTCGCGCAGGTCGCCAACCCGATTCGGATGTCGGCGACGCCAGCGAGCTATCGGCGCCGCCCGCCTCGCCTGGAGGCGTGA
- a CDS encoding response regulator transcription factor encodes MNDIDRPDGASLPAHAGAERAIRVMAVDDDPMVLDLIRVMLKAAPGIELVATASDGDEVIGVVTAHHPDVVLMDVRMERINGIDATRALTKRPNAPRVIILTTFDEQEYVPQAMDAGAVGFILKASAREALYGAIRDAHEGRSPMSPASAAHLRTGYLDAGGAARMDARAKLARLSDREREIVEMVAQEMSNPAIAAALFLSESTVKQHLTSAATKLGVTGRVGIAMVLARAE; translated from the coding sequence ATGAACGACATTGACCGTCCCGACGGCGCATCCCTTCCGGCCCATGCCGGCGCTGAGCGCGCGATCCGCGTCATGGCCGTCGACGACGACCCGATGGTGCTCGACCTCATCCGCGTCATGCTCAAGGCCGCGCCCGGTATCGAACTCGTCGCGACGGCGAGCGACGGCGACGAGGTGATCGGGGTCGTCACAGCACATCACCCGGATGTCGTCCTCATGGACGTGCGCATGGAGCGCATCAACGGCATCGACGCGACGCGCGCACTGACGAAGCGGCCGAACGCACCGCGCGTCATCATTCTCACGACGTTCGACGAGCAGGAGTACGTGCCGCAGGCAATGGACGCCGGTGCCGTCGGGTTCATCCTCAAGGCGTCAGCGCGCGAGGCGCTGTACGGCGCGATCCGCGACGCACACGAGGGGCGCAGCCCCATGTCGCCCGCGAGCGCCGCGCATCTGCGCACCGGATACCTCGACGCCGGGGGCGCCGCGCGCATGGACGCTCGCGCGAAGCTCGCACGGTTGAGTGACCGTGAGCGCGAGATCGTCGAGATGGTGGCGCAGGAGATGTCGAACCCCGCCATCGCCGCCGCATTGTTCTTGAGCGAGAGCACGGTGAAACAACACCTGACGTCGGCCGCCACCAAACTCGGCGTGACAGGCCGCGTCGGCATCGCGATGGTCTTGGCCCGGGCGGAGTAG
- a CDS encoding aldo/keto reductase, with product MTSWIAPHLVLGTMHFGTKTDGATSFALMDRYVDAGGRTLDTANCYAFWANPTGAGGQSEQTIGAWLRANAGIREGLTIATKVGQEPARAGDFTEWEGLAPDVIATQFERSRERLGIDVVDVYWAHGEDRSTPMPDVVAALGSLVARGKVSRLGVSNHPTWRVEQARMLAAEQGVEPFTALQLTTSYVRPRPDTQVPGKDHRFGFVSDETIDYLETHDDLECWAYSPLIQGAYDRDDRPLPEVYDHPGTTRRLSALRSVADELGAQPGQVVLSWLVQGSPSMRPIVGASSLAQLDAALAAPQLSDAHMARLDSAR from the coding sequence ATGACTTCTTGGATCGCCCCGCATCTCGTCCTCGGCACGATGCATTTCGGCACGAAGACGGACGGGGCGACGTCATTCGCCCTCATGGATCGCTACGTCGACGCCGGTGGGCGCACGCTCGACACGGCCAACTGCTATGCGTTCTGGGCGAATCCGACGGGTGCGGGCGGCCAGAGCGAGCAGACGATCGGGGCGTGGCTGCGCGCCAACGCCGGCATCCGCGAAGGTTTGACGATTGCGACGAAGGTGGGTCAGGAACCGGCGCGGGCCGGCGACTTCACCGAGTGGGAGGGCCTCGCGCCTGACGTCATCGCCACCCAGTTCGAGCGAAGCCGAGAACGTCTCGGCATCGACGTCGTCGATGTCTACTGGGCGCACGGTGAGGATCGTTCGACGCCGATGCCCGACGTCGTCGCGGCGCTGGGTTCCCTTGTTGCGCGAGGGAAGGTGAGCCGGCTCGGTGTGAGCAACCACCCGACGTGGCGCGTCGAGCAGGCACGCATGCTGGCCGCCGAGCAGGGCGTTGAGCCGTTCACGGCGCTGCAGCTGACGACGTCATACGTCCGCCCGCGCCCCGACACGCAGGTGCCGGGCAAGGATCACCGTTTCGGGTTCGTCAGCGACGAGACGATCGACTATCTCGAGACGCATGACGACCTCGAGTGCTGGGCCTACAGCCCCCTGATCCAGGGTGCGTACGACCGTGACGACCGGCCGCTGCCCGAGGTCTACGACCACCCGGGGACGACGCGTCGCCTCTCGGCGCTGCGGTCGGTGGCTGACGAACTGGGCGCGCAGCCCGGGCAGGTCGTGCTGTCCTGGCTCGTGCAGGGCAGCCCGTCGATGCGCCCAATCGTCGGGGCAAGTTCGCTCGCGCAGCTCGACGCCGCACTGGCTGCTCCGCAGCTCAGCGACGCTCACATGGCGCGCCTCGACTCGGCTCGCTGA
- a CDS encoding sensor histidine kinase, producing the protein MHDLDRQMAEKEEREALAREVHDVLGHRLSLLSMQANALEIEAQEAGAPDVEKRARQLQEGAAGSMDDLRSLPAMLRTGQSAPDEHHALADIAELVRECIDAGTPVSSNVFVDQSHPLDPVISRSAYRITTELLTNARKHAPGSLVQLDIRGDARGGITISTANPLPDVASAARSDGSGTGLTGVARRAQDVGGSFWTGPSPDGRRFTASATLPWTMPRV; encoded by the coding sequence ATGCACGACCTCGACCGGCAGATGGCCGAGAAGGAGGAGCGCGAGGCGCTCGCTCGCGAGGTGCACGACGTCCTGGGCCACCGGTTGAGCCTGCTGTCGATGCAGGCCAACGCGCTCGAGATCGAGGCGCAGGAGGCCGGCGCACCCGACGTCGAGAAGCGCGCCCGGCAACTCCAGGAGGGCGCGGCAGGGTCGATGGACGACCTGCGCTCGCTGCCCGCGATGCTGCGCACCGGCCAGTCGGCGCCCGATGAGCACCACGCTCTCGCCGATATCGCCGAGCTGGTGCGAGAGTGCATCGACGCGGGCACGCCCGTCAGCTCGAACGTGTTCGTCGATCAGTCGCACCCCCTGGACCCCGTCATCTCGCGCAGCGCGTACCGCATCACCACCGAACTGCTGACGAACGCGCGCAAGCACGCGCCGGGCTCTCTCGTGCAGCTCGACATCCGCGGTGACGCGCGCGGTGGCATCACGATCTCGACGGCCAACCCGCTGCCCGATGTCGCGAGCGCTGCCCGATCGGATGGTTCGGGAACCGGCCTGACGGGCGTGGCGCGGCGCGCTCAGGACGTCGGAGGATCGTTCTGGACAGGCCCGTCACCCGACGGTCGCCGCTTCACCGCGAGCGCCACGCTGCCGTGGACGATGCCGCGTGTCTGA
- a CDS encoding glycosyltransferase family 4 protein → MRIALSSYRSKPHSGGQGIYVRHLSRELAALGHDVTVFSGPPYPELDDARLVAGRATDRATGPASRQTSSTKRAGATASIEPTNPGRLRLEKLASLDLYNDDDPFRHPHPRELRDRIDVVEYAGMLSGSFPEPRTFGMRLAREMRTRSREFDVLHDNQTLAPGLLDIARGGLPVVTTIHHPISADRRLEIEAATNPWRKYTKWRWYQFVPMQARVARASSRIITVSETSRDDIVREFEVDRERISVIPVGVDVETFTPDAGVAKSAPGIAVETSAPGVDVETFWPDGSARHRVPGRLTTITSANVPLKGLSVLIDALAFLPQDAWRELVVVGTPNRAVETQLEALGLSPRVRFVSGISDDDLAGLLASAAVHVVPSLYEGFSLPAVEAMACGTPVVATRVGALPQLVHGTDGETSAVTGSAGRAPATHGGSAGPRAHATGEADTRADADGSDAGILVEPGDARALAGGIVSLLESEETRTRFGRVGRRRAVTTYSWRAVAEATAAVYTEEIARC, encoded by the coding sequence ATGCGCATCGCGCTGTCCTCCTATCGCAGCAAGCCGCACAGCGGCGGCCAGGGCATCTACGTGCGTCACCTCAGCCGCGAACTCGCCGCTCTCGGCCACGACGTCACCGTCTTCTCCGGCCCTCCCTACCCCGAACTGGACGACGCCCGCCTTGTGGCTGGCCGTGCGACTGACCGGGCGACGGGTCCAGCGAGTCGCCAGACGTCGTCAACCAAGCGGGCCGGCGCGACGGCGAGCATCGAGCCGACGAACCCCGGCAGACTGCGCCTCGAGAAGCTGGCGAGCCTCGACCTCTACAACGATGACGACCCGTTCCGTCACCCCCATCCGCGCGAACTGCGCGACCGCATCGACGTCGTCGAATACGCGGGGATGCTGTCGGGTTCGTTTCCCGAACCACGCACGTTCGGGATGCGACTGGCGCGCGAGATGCGTACGCGGTCAAGAGAGTTCGACGTCCTGCATGACAACCAGACGCTCGCGCCGGGCCTGCTCGACATCGCGCGCGGCGGCCTGCCCGTCGTCACGACGATCCACCACCCGATCAGCGCCGACCGCCGCCTTGAGATCGAGGCCGCGACGAACCCGTGGCGCAAGTACACGAAATGGCGTTGGTACCAGTTCGTGCCGATGCAGGCGCGCGTCGCCCGCGCGAGCAGCCGCATCATCACCGTGAGCGAGACGAGCCGCGACGACATCGTCCGAGAATTCGAGGTCGACCGCGAACGCATCAGCGTCATCCCCGTCGGCGTCGACGTCGAGACGTTCACGCCCGACGCCGGCGTCGCGAAGAGTGCACCTGGGATCGCCGTCGAGACGTCCGCCCCGGGCGTCGACGTCGAGACGTTCTGGCCTGACGGTTCGGCGCGCCACCGCGTGCCCGGACGCCTGACGACGATCACGAGCGCGAACGTGCCACTCAAGGGGTTGAGCGTGCTCATCGACGCGCTCGCTTTCCTACCGCAGGACGCGTGGCGCGAACTCGTCGTCGTCGGCACACCGAACCGCGCGGTCGAGACCCAACTCGAAGCCCTCGGGTTGTCCCCTCGCGTCCGGTTCGTCAGCGGCATCAGCGACGACGACCTCGCGGGTCTACTCGCGAGCGCCGCCGTCCACGTCGTGCCGAGTCTCTATGAAGGTTTCTCGCTGCCCGCGGTCGAGGCCATGGCGTGCGGCACACCCGTCGTCGCGACGCGCGTCGGCGCGCTGCCACAACTCGTGCACGGCACCGACGGCGAGACGTCGGCTGTCACCGGCAGCGCAGGCAGGGCTCCCGCCACCCACGGCGGGAGCGCCGGCCCACGCGCCCACGCGACGGGCGAGGCGGACACGAGGGCTGACGCCGACGGCTCCGACGCCGGCATCCTCGTCGAGCCAGGTGATGCGCGCGCTCTCGCGGGCGGCATCGTCAGCCTGCTCGAATCCGAGGAGACCCGAACACGATTCGGACGGGTCGGTCGCCGTCGCGCCGTCACGACATACTCATGGCGGGCTGTCGCCGAGGCGACGGCCGCCGTCTACACCGAGGAGATCGCCCGATGCTGA